A window of the Rhizobium brockwellii genome harbors these coding sequences:
- a CDS encoding ROK family protein has product MDAILIDFAGQTCAFETHDYDHPDPESIRRLGGGAIGRFRSQLGSVESSRLIGIGISAPYFIGGWDEELGFPGDVQLAWRSFDLKAHFSDTHNLPVMIENDASAAAVAELVYGLGKKFSDFLHISLSTFVGGGLVLDGTLQTGPNGNTAAFGPFPVTHSTLSSVPKPTGKFEVLLHRASIYTLVHHLRTNGIDIKRVRDLDPMPATARTLVSEWQDDCADALAQAIIGSIAVVDVEAVVIDGLLPAPLLMETVARVRQCFSEMVPPGLIAPTITAGALGARGSALGASILPLYLMFGPDTGVLMKKGNDKKPLLIGS; this is encoded by the coding sequence ATGGATGCCATCCTGATCGATTTTGCGGGACAAACTTGCGCGTTTGAGACCCACGACTACGACCATCCGGATCCGGAGAGCATAAGGCGCCTCGGTGGCGGGGCGATCGGGCGGTTCAGATCCCAGCTCGGCAGCGTTGAGAGTTCGCGCCTGATCGGCATCGGGATATCAGCCCCTTACTTCATCGGCGGATGGGACGAGGAACTCGGCTTTCCCGGTGATGTCCAGCTCGCCTGGCGGTCCTTCGACCTGAAGGCCCATTTCTCAGACACGCACAATCTTCCTGTCATGATCGAGAACGACGCGTCAGCGGCTGCCGTCGCGGAACTGGTGTACGGGTTGGGGAAGAAATTTTCTGATTTCCTGCATATTTCGCTCAGCACCTTCGTCGGCGGAGGGCTCGTTCTCGACGGAACATTGCAGACCGGTCCGAACGGCAATACGGCCGCCTTCGGTCCTTTCCCGGTCACGCATTCAACTTTGAGCTCCGTTCCAAAGCCGACAGGAAAATTCGAAGTCCTGCTGCATCGAGCGTCGATCTACACGCTGGTCCATCATCTCAGAACAAACGGGATAGACATAAAACGTGTCCGGGATCTCGACCCGATGCCGGCGACCGCGCGGACCCTGGTCTCGGAGTGGCAGGATGACTGCGCGGATGCTCTTGCTCAGGCAATCATAGGAAGCATTGCCGTCGTGGATGTCGAAGCTGTCGTCATCGACGGGCTTCTTCCCGCACCATTGCTCATGGAAACCGTGGCTCGCGTCCGGCAATGTTTCTCCGAGATGGTTCCACCCGGATTGATCGCGCCCACCATAACCGCCGGAGCATTAGGCGCACGGGGGTCTGCGCTCGGAGCAAGCATCCTCCCGCTCTACCTGATGTTTGGTCCCGATACTGGCGTCCTTATGAAAAAGGGCAACGATAAGAAGCCTCTTTTGATTGGCTCATAA
- the choW gene encoding choline ABC transporter permease subunit, whose translation MNWITEFKIPVGPWAKSFVDWLTSNGEWFFNQIAFLLSSAIDGLLFVLQKPHPLIVIAAITAIAFWLRRSIAVAVFTCLGLLLIVNQDYWKETTETLALVLAATFVCMVIGIPLGIAAARRPWVYAAMRPVLDLMQTIPTFVYLIPALILFGLGMVPGLIATVIFAIPAPIRLTRLGIISTPPSLVEAAVAFGATPIQVLRKIELPYATPQIMAGLTQTIMLSLSMVVIAALVGAPGLGVPVVRALNTVNIAKGFEAGFCIVILAIILDRMFRTAGEGGGA comes from the coding sequence TTGAATTGGATCACCGAATTTAAGATTCCCGTTGGCCCCTGGGCCAAATCCTTCGTGGACTGGCTGACCTCGAACGGCGAATGGTTCTTCAACCAGATCGCCTTCCTGCTGTCGAGCGCCATAGACGGCCTGCTTTTCGTGCTGCAGAAGCCCCATCCGTTGATCGTCATTGCTGCCATCACCGCCATCGCCTTTTGGCTGCGCCGGTCGATCGCAGTCGCCGTCTTTACCTGTCTCGGGCTGCTGCTGATCGTGAACCAGGACTATTGGAAGGAAACGACGGAGACGCTCGCCCTCGTGCTCGCCGCCACCTTCGTCTGTATGGTGATCGGCATTCCGCTCGGCATTGCCGCCGCCCGCCGCCCTTGGGTCTATGCTGCCATGCGCCCGGTACTCGATCTCATGCAGACCATACCGACGTTCGTCTATCTGATCCCGGCGCTCATCCTGTTCGGCCTCGGTATGGTGCCGGGCCTGATCGCCACCGTCATCTTCGCAATCCCCGCTCCGATCCGGCTGACGCGCCTCGGCATCATCTCGACGCCGCCGTCCCTCGTCGAAGCCGCCGTCGCTTTCGGCGCGACGCCGATACAGGTGTTGCGCAAGATCGAGCTTCCCTACGCCACGCCGCAGATCATGGCGGGTCTCACCCAGACCATCATGCTATCGCTGTCGATGGTCGTCATCGCCGCGCTTGTCGGCGCTCCCGGGCTTGGCGTGCCCGTCGTCCGCGCGCTGAACACCGTCAATATCGCCAAGGGCTTCGAGGCGGGCTTCTGCATCGTCATCCTGGCAATCATTCTCGACCGGATGTTCCGCACGGCGGGTGAAGGAGGCGGTGCATGA
- a CDS encoding ATP-binding cassette domain-containing protein: MLDISSRQTAAPTMETGQVVASLDSVTKVFGGTVAVADVSIQLRAGEVLALLGENGAGKSTCVKLLAGVHRPDGGQVSILGKAVTFASPLEAQHAGVAVMHQHPGLFPDLSIAENLFIGQTGLRWKLDHLFMRKEAARLLTLVGLDVDVTAPLGRLRTSEQQLVEIARALSLDARVLIMDEPTAALSQREVERLFTVVDNLRLQGVAMMFVGHRMDEIYRVADRIAVLRDGRHVGTEVAADLSRERAVQMMVGRPLDGLYPRNTASPGDVVLDVQGLSCDGSFKDVSFQLRAGEILGFGGLVGSGRTEIARVLFGIDQPTAGTITIDGKVMRFASPKDAMDNGIAYVSEDRIGQSLVMDFPILNNASLTVLDKATRGGLMSREKEIGIAKPFLDRLRLRFKSFDQPVGALSGGNQQKVVLAKWLATNPRILILDEPTQGIDVQTKADVHAMMTDLAGKGMAIILISSELPELLGMADRMIVLREGSVTAEFPHDEATQEKVIGAATDSIVRKVDGEIIAKPVPHQDEKSEIPERAAQGTWRRVLARRELGLFAAIAAVVIPISILNIRMLSGANLSALAMDAGLLMIVAVAQMLVVITRSIDLSVAAIIGLAAYGAASTIHLHPEIGVMGGVALACVIGLAAGFLNGLIVTYGRVPAIVVTLGTMSIFRGINSLWAGGTQVSADQVPQAWLDMTAANIFGVPAVLLIAIATLLVVAYILRNTSIGRELFAIGSNPGGASLIGIPSRARILMAFSAAGLLAGFDGALWASRYATVDARVAYGFELTVIAAVVVGGIAVRGGSGTVLGVAAGALMLLIINNGLTLVRVDPLWLQGVYGLVILAAIGIDSLVARRAAGKRKGAH, encoded by the coding sequence ATGCTTGATATTTCAAGCCGGCAAACGGCCGCGCCAACGATGGAGACCGGCCAGGTCGTTGCGTCGCTCGACAGCGTCACGAAGGTTTTTGGCGGCACCGTCGCCGTAGCAGATGTATCCATTCAACTGCGTGCAGGCGAAGTGCTTGCACTGCTTGGGGAGAATGGTGCGGGCAAAAGCACCTGCGTCAAGCTGCTCGCCGGCGTGCATCGCCCAGATGGCGGCCAGGTCTCTATTCTGGGCAAGGCCGTCACATTTGCGTCGCCGCTCGAAGCACAGCATGCCGGCGTCGCGGTGATGCATCAGCATCCCGGTCTCTTTCCCGATCTCAGCATCGCCGAAAATCTCTTCATCGGGCAGACCGGGTTGCGCTGGAAACTGGACCACCTGTTTATGCGCAAGGAAGCCGCGCGCCTCCTGACGCTCGTCGGCCTCGATGTGGATGTCACGGCGCCTTTGGGTCGGCTGCGGACGTCCGAGCAACAACTGGTCGAAATTGCCCGTGCGCTTTCGCTCGACGCGCGCGTTCTGATCATGGACGAACCGACCGCAGCCTTGTCGCAAAGAGAGGTGGAGCGGCTGTTTACGGTCGTCGACAATCTCCGGCTCCAAGGGGTGGCGATGATGTTCGTCGGCCACCGTATGGACGAGATTTATCGCGTCGCCGATCGTATCGCCGTCCTGCGCGACGGGCGACATGTCGGAACGGAAGTCGCGGCTGATCTGTCGCGAGAACGTGCCGTTCAAATGATGGTCGGGCGTCCCCTGGATGGGCTCTATCCTCGCAACACTGCCTCCCCCGGCGACGTGGTTCTAGATGTCCAGGGACTGTCCTGCGACGGCTCGTTCAAGGACGTATCGTTTCAGTTGAGAGCGGGCGAGATCCTGGGGTTCGGCGGATTGGTCGGCAGCGGCCGTACCGAGATCGCCCGGGTGCTGTTCGGGATCGATCAGCCGACTGCCGGAACGATTACCATCGATGGCAAGGTAATGCGCTTCGCCTCTCCGAAAGATGCAATGGACAATGGCATCGCTTATGTTTCCGAAGACCGGATCGGGCAGAGCCTGGTCATGGACTTCCCTATTCTGAACAACGCGTCGTTGACCGTGCTCGACAAGGCGACCCGCGGCGGGTTGATGTCGCGGGAGAAGGAAATCGGCATTGCAAAGCCGTTTCTCGACCGTCTTCGGCTGCGGTTCAAATCCTTTGATCAGCCGGTCGGCGCGCTGTCCGGCGGCAACCAGCAAAAAGTCGTTCTGGCAAAATGGCTGGCGACCAATCCCCGCATCCTTATCCTCGACGAGCCGACACAAGGCATCGACGTTCAGACCAAGGCCGATGTGCATGCGATGATGACCGATCTCGCCGGCAAAGGCATGGCGATCATCCTGATCTCATCCGAGCTGCCGGAGCTTCTTGGCATGGCCGACCGGATGATCGTGCTGAGGGAAGGCTCGGTCACGGCTGAATTCCCCCACGACGAGGCCACGCAGGAAAAGGTAATCGGCGCTGCGACCGATTCGATCGTCAGAAAGGTGGACGGCGAGATCATTGCCAAGCCGGTCCCGCATCAAGACGAAAAATCTGAGATCCCGGAAAGAGCGGCGCAGGGCACGTGGCGGCGGGTTCTGGCCCGCCGGGAATTGGGGCTGTTTGCGGCCATTGCGGCTGTCGTCATTCCAATTTCCATATTGAACATACGCATGCTGAGCGGCGCAAATCTATCTGCCCTCGCAATGGATGCCGGCCTGCTGATGATCGTCGCCGTCGCCCAGATGCTTGTTGTGATCACCCGCAGCATCGATCTTTCCGTGGCCGCGATCATTGGTCTTGCAGCCTATGGAGCGGCCTCGACGATCCATCTGCATCCCGAGATCGGCGTCATGGGTGGTGTCGCCCTGGCTTGTGTGATCGGGCTCGCCGCAGGCTTCCTGAATGGGCTCATCGTCACCTACGGCCGCGTGCCGGCCATCGTCGTCACGCTTGGCACCATGTCCATCTTTCGGGGCATCAACAGCCTTTGGGCAGGTGGAACGCAGGTGAGCGCCGACCAGGTACCGCAGGCCTGGCTGGATATGACGGCGGCCAATATTTTCGGGGTTCCGGCGGTCCTCCTGATCGCCATCGCCACATTGCTCGTCGTTGCCTATATCCTCCGCAACACCTCGATCGGCAGGGAACTGTTTGCCATCGGTTCCAATCCAGGCGGAGCGAGCCTCATCGGCATTCCCTCGCGGGCGCGCATCCTGATGGCGTTTTCGGCAGCCGGGCTTCTGGCCGGGTTCGACGGTGCGCTCTGGGCTTCGCGCTATGCCACGGTCGATGCACGCGTTGCCTACGGTTTCGAGCTGACCGTGATTGCGGCTGTCGTCGTCGGGGGCATTGCCGTCCGCGGCGGCTCCGGCACCGTGCTCGGCGTCGCCGCCGGCGCCCTGATGCTGCTGATCATCAACAATGGGCTGACACTTGTGCGTGTCGATCCTCTATGGCTGCAAGGGGTCTATGGCCTCGTCATTCTTGCCGCCATCGGCATCGACTCGCTCGTCGCCCGCCGCGCCGCCGGCAAGCGCAAGGGAGCACATTGA
- a CDS encoding DUF2333 family protein, translated as MLDRIAGFFKLIGQTIGRWARLFSAWAFWPFLAAHGWYQRRSWMIRLPVIALVVLLVGLYGYFFWQTQAWTNFNPAFVDQYRLSERKVAAGQDVPVAEGAAATAPKTCQRSAIVDVAADLTDFNVNQNAWISSMVLYKAGFFGIDWDHTPFFDNKASFQRGVNQAVRRTSVELVDTLGRVRGTSGINNDLQSARGNLQFDEYSWYFGLNPFGPKTPTPSYYRTAIEKLRKFNTDLAACNATFDGRADNLVQFIDRIANDLGGTSDMLAERSENHNRGWFDTRADDRFWFAYGQLYGYYAIMAAAQADFSQVVQERNLGAIWGSTTRQFQAALRIQPAIISNGREDGWIMPSHLATMGFYILRVRSNLVEIRSVLDR; from the coding sequence ATGCTTGACCGGATAGCCGGTTTTTTCAAGCTGATCGGCCAGACGATCGGCCGTTGGGCCCGCCTGTTTTCCGCCTGGGCTTTCTGGCCCTTTCTTGCTGCGCACGGCTGGTATCAGCGCCGGAGCTGGATGATCCGGCTGCCTGTGATCGCGCTCGTGGTGCTGCTCGTCGGGCTCTACGGCTATTTCTTCTGGCAGACGCAGGCCTGGACGAATTTCAATCCCGCATTCGTCGACCAATATCGGCTTTCGGAGCGCAAGGTTGCAGCCGGGCAGGATGTGCCGGTCGCCGAGGGGGCTGCTGCCACGGCGCCGAAGACCTGCCAGCGCTCGGCGATCGTCGACGTCGCGGCCGACCTGACCGATTTTAACGTCAACCAGAACGCATGGATTTCCTCCATGGTGCTCTACAAGGCGGGCTTCTTCGGCATCGACTGGGACCATACGCCGTTTTTCGACAACAAGGCGTCGTTCCAGCGTGGCGTCAACCAGGCAGTGCGGCGCACCTCGGTGGAACTCGTCGACACGCTCGGGCGCGTGCGCGGCACATCGGGCATCAATAACGACCTGCAGAGCGCGCGTGGCAACCTGCAGTTTGACGAATACAGCTGGTATTTCGGGCTCAATCCGTTCGGGCCGAAGACGCCGACGCCCTCCTATTATCGCACGGCGATCGAAAAGCTGCGCAAGTTCAACACCGATCTTGCCGCCTGCAACGCCACCTTCGACGGCCGCGCCGACAATCTTGTGCAGTTCATCGACCGTATCGCCAACGATCTCGGCGGCACCTCCGACATGCTCGCCGAGCGCTCGGAAAATCACAATCGCGGCTGGTTCGATACACGCGCCGACGACCGGTTCTGGTTCGCCTATGGCCAGCTCTACGGCTATTACGCGATCATGGCGGCCGCCCAGGCGGATTTCTCGCAGGTGGTGCAGGAACGCAATCTCGGCGCGATCTGGGGCAGCACGACGCGGCAGTTCCAGGCCGCACTGCGCATCCAGCCGGCGATCATCTCGAACGGGCGCGAGGATGGCTGGATCATGCCGAGCCATCTCGCCACGATGGGCTTCTATATTCTGAGGGTGCGCTCGAACCTCGTCGAGATCCGCTCGGTGCTTGACCGCTAA
- a CDS encoding aspartate aminotransferase family protein produces MSNRLNAPNDLRAFWMPFTANRQFKKEPRLFVGAKDMYYTTHDGRQVLDGTAGLWCVNAGHCRPKITEAIREQAGELDYAPAFQLGHPKAFELANRLVDIAPEGLNHVLYTNSGSESVETALKVALAYHHVKGNGSRFRLIGRERGYHGVNFGGISVGGIVTNRKMFGTLLTGVDHMPHTHQPGKNNFTRGEPEHGGDIATELERIVTLHDASTVAAVIVEPVAGSTGVLIPPKGYLQKLREICTKHGILLIFDEVITGFGRLGAPFAAQYYDVKPDMITAAKGLTNGVIPMGAVFVTSEIHDAFMNGPEHMIEFFHGYTYSGNPIASAAALATLDTYKEEGLLTRAAELSDYWADALHSLKDCPNVIDIRNTGLIGAIELDPIAGEPTKRAFTAFLKAYESGLLIRTTGDIIALSPPLIIEKHHIDELFGKLRTILQNNV; encoded by the coding sequence ATGTCCAATCGCCTCAATGCACCGAACGATCTTCGCGCCTTCTGGATGCCGTTTACGGCGAACCGCCAGTTCAAGAAGGAGCCGCGTTTGTTCGTCGGCGCCAAGGACATGTACTACACCACCCATGACGGCCGTCAGGTGCTGGACGGCACGGCTGGCCTCTGGTGCGTCAATGCCGGCCACTGCCGGCCGAAGATCACCGAGGCGATCCGCGAGCAGGCCGGCGAGCTCGATTACGCGCCGGCCTTCCAGCTCGGCCATCCCAAGGCCTTCGAACTGGCAAACCGCCTGGTCGACATTGCTCCGGAAGGCCTGAACCACGTTCTCTATACCAATTCCGGTTCCGAATCCGTCGAGACCGCGCTCAAGGTGGCGCTCGCCTATCACCACGTGAAGGGCAATGGATCCCGCTTCCGTCTGATCGGCCGCGAGCGCGGCTATCACGGCGTCAATTTCGGCGGCATCTCCGTCGGCGGCATCGTCACCAATCGCAAGATGTTCGGCACGCTTCTGACCGGCGTCGATCACATGCCGCACACCCACCAGCCCGGCAAGAACAACTTCACCCGCGGCGAGCCCGAGCATGGCGGCGACATCGCCACCGAGCTCGAGCGTATCGTCACCCTGCATGACGCCTCCACTGTCGCAGCCGTCATCGTCGAGCCGGTGGCGGGGTCCACCGGCGTCTTGATCCCGCCGAAGGGCTACCTGCAGAAGCTGCGCGAGATCTGCACCAAACACGGCATCCTTCTGATCTTCGACGAGGTCATTACCGGCTTCGGCCGCCTCGGCGCCCCCTTTGCCGCGCAATATTACGACGTCAAGCCTGACATGATCACTGCCGCCAAGGGATTGACCAACGGCGTCATCCCGATGGGCGCCGTCTTCGTCACCTCCGAGATTCATGATGCCTTCATGAACGGTCCGGAGCACATGATCGAGTTCTTCCACGGCTACACCTATTCCGGCAACCCGATCGCCTCCGCCGCGGCCCTCGCCACGCTCGACACCTACAAAGAGGAGGGCCTGCTGACACGCGCCGCCGAGCTTTCCGACTATTGGGCCGACGCGCTGCATTCGCTGAAGGACTGCCCCAATGTCATCGACATCAGGAACACCGGCCTGATCGGCGCGATCGAACTCGACCCGATCGCCGGCGAGCCCACCAAGCGCGCCTTCACCGCTTTCCTGAAAGCTTACGAAAGCGGCCTGCTGATCCGCACCACCGGCGATATCATCGCGCTCTCCCCGCCGCTGATCATCGAGAAGCACCACATCGACGAGCTCTTCGGCAAGCTGCGGACAATCCTGCAGAACAACGTCTGA
- a CDS encoding choline ABC transporter substrate-binding protein, producing MKTTSTFKLVTATAVAALSVATAAFAADPDSCSTVHFSDVGWTDITATTATASVVLKSIGYQTDIKVLSVPVTYTSLKNKDIDIFLGNWMPTQEKDVRPYLDDKSVESFGPNLVGAKYTLATNAKGAELGIKDFKDIAAHKDDLDGKIYGIEPGNDGNRLVMDMIEKNTFGLKDLEVVESSEQGMLAQVARADKAGKPVVFLGWEPHPMNTNFKLTYLTGGDDIFGPDFGGAKVFTNVRAGYLDECPNVGTMLKNLTFSLDMENHIMGKILNDGKEPEAAASEWLKANPAAIEPWLAGVKTRDGKGDALAAAKTGLGL from the coding sequence ATGAAAACAACAAGCACGTTCAAACTCGTTACCGCAACTGCCGTCGCCGCCCTCTCCGTTGCGACCGCTGCCTTCGCCGCCGATCCCGACAGCTGCTCCACCGTTCATTTCTCGGACGTCGGCTGGACGGATATAACCGCCACCACCGCCACCGCATCCGTTGTCCTGAAGAGCATCGGCTATCAGACCGACATCAAGGTTCTCTCGGTGCCGGTCACCTACACCTCGCTGAAGAACAAGGACATAGACATCTTCCTCGGCAACTGGATGCCGACACAGGAAAAGGACGTCCGGCCGTATCTCGACGACAAGTCGGTCGAATCCTTCGGCCCCAACCTGGTCGGCGCCAAGTATACGCTCGCCACCAACGCCAAGGGTGCGGAACTCGGCATCAAGGACTTCAAGGACATCGCCGCTCATAAGGACGATCTGGACGGCAAGATCTATGGCATTGAGCCTGGCAATGACGGCAACCGCCTCGTCATGGACATGATCGAAAAGAACACCTTTGGCCTGAAGGATCTGGAAGTCGTCGAATCCTCCGAACAGGGCATGCTCGCCCAGGTCGCCCGTGCCGACAAAGCGGGCAAGCCCGTCGTCTTCCTCGGCTGGGAACCCCATCCGATGAACACCAACTTCAAGCTGACCTACCTCACCGGCGGCGACGATATCTTCGGTCCGGATTTCGGCGGCGCCAAGGTCTTCACCAATGTCCGCGCCGGTTATCTCGACGAATGCCCGAATGTCGGCACGATGCTGAAGAACCTGACGTTCTCCCTCGACATGGAGAACCACATTATGGGCAAAATCCTGAACGACGGCAAAGAGCCGGAAGCTGCAGCTTCCGAATGGCTGAAGGCGAACCCCGCAGCGATCGAGCCCTGGCTCGCGGGCGTCAAGACCCGCGACGGCAAGGGCGACGCTCTCGCCGCCGCCAAGACCGGCCTCGGCCTCTGA
- the choV gene encoding choline ABC transporter ATP-binding protein — protein MTAVSFNNVSIVFGDRPETALAMVDQGKSRDEIGAATGLVLGVADASLTIEEGEILVLMGLSGSGKSTLLRAVNGLAPVVRGDVAVSTTTGPVNPYRCNAKALRDLRTHTVSMVFQQFALLPWRTVADNVGFGLELAGMPEAERKLRVGEQLELVNLTKWAGRKVNELSGGMQQRVGLARAFATGAPILLMDEPFSALDPLIRTRLQDELLEFQRRLKKTILFVSHDLDEAFRIGNRIAIMESGRIIQCGTPHDIVKNPADQYVADFVQNLNPINMLTAADVMQPGLGQTAAGMSVSATARAATPLIDILDALARQPGSIGIVENGAIVGTISAQDIVAGLTRHRRKQEA, from the coding sequence ATGACCGCGGTAAGCTTTAACAATGTGAGCATCGTCTTCGGCGATCGGCCGGAAACCGCACTTGCCATGGTCGATCAGGGCAAATCGCGCGACGAAATCGGCGCCGCGACCGGCTTGGTGCTCGGCGTCGCGGATGCCTCGCTGACAATCGAGGAAGGCGAGATCCTGGTGCTGATGGGCCTTTCCGGCTCCGGCAAGTCGACGCTGCTGCGCGCCGTCAACGGGCTCGCTCCCGTAGTGCGTGGCGATGTCGCCGTCTCCACGACCACCGGCCCCGTCAACCCTTACAGATGCAATGCCAAGGCGCTGCGAGATCTGCGCACCCACACCGTCTCCATGGTGTTCCAGCAGTTCGCCCTCCTGCCCTGGCGCACCGTCGCCGACAATGTCGGTTTCGGCCTAGAGCTCGCCGGCATGCCGGAGGCCGAACGCAAGCTCCGCGTCGGCGAGCAGCTTGAACTGGTCAACCTGACGAAATGGGCAGGCCGCAAGGTCAACGAGCTTTCGGGCGGCATGCAGCAGCGTGTCGGCCTTGCCCGCGCCTTTGCCACCGGCGCCCCCATCCTGCTCATGGACGAGCCGTTCTCGGCGCTCGACCCATTGATCCGCACCCGTTTGCAGGACGAGCTCCTGGAGTTCCAGCGGCGGCTAAAGAAGACCATCCTCTTCGTCAGCCACGATCTCGACGAGGCCTTCCGCATCGGCAATCGCATCGCCATCATGGAGAGCGGCCGCATCATCCAGTGTGGGACGCCGCACGACATCGTCAAGAACCCCGCAGACCAGTATGTCGCCGACTTCGTGCAGAACCTCAATCCGATCAACATGCTGACGGCCGCCGACGTCATGCAGCCAGGCCTCGGCCAGACTGCCGCCGGCATGAGCGTCAGCGCCACGGCCCGCGCCGCGACCCCGCTCATCGATATCCTCGATGCCCTTGCCCGCCAGCCGGGCAGTATCGGCATCGTCGAGAACGGCGCGATCGTCGGTACCATCTCGGCTCAGGATATCGTTGCCGGCCTCACCCGCCATCGCCGCAAGCAGGAAGCTTGA
- a CDS encoding thymidine kinase, which yields MAKLYFNYSTMNAGKSTMLLQASYNYQERGMRTVQLIAAFDERAGRGVIGSRIGLEASAIPFEPHEDLFRLVATLSGEGAPISCIFVDEAHFMTPVHVWQLARVVDRLGIPVMVYGLRTDFQGKLFPASQELLAIADEMREVRTICHCGRKATMVVRLDAEGKVLHEGAQIDVGGNEKYVSLCRKHWDDAMNGAWIAEPV from the coding sequence ATGGCAAAACTCTATTTCAACTACTCGACGATGAACGCCGGCAAGTCGACGATGCTGCTGCAAGCCTCCTATAATTATCAGGAGCGCGGCATGCGCACGGTACAGCTGATCGCTGCTTTCGACGAGCGCGCGGGCCGAGGCGTCATCGGCTCGCGGATCGGCTTGGAGGCGAGCGCCATTCCCTTCGAACCGCATGAGGATCTATTCCGGTTGGTTGCAACGCTGAGCGGCGAAGGAGCACCGATTTCCTGCATCTTCGTCGACGAGGCGCATTTCATGACGCCTGTCCATGTCTGGCAGCTTGCCCGCGTCGTCGACAGGCTCGGAATCCCTGTGATGGTCTACGGGCTGAGAACCGATTTCCAGGGCAAGCTGTTTCCGGCCTCGCAGGAACTGCTGGCGATCGCCGATGAAATGCGCGAGGTGCGCACGATCTGCCATTGCGGGCGCAAGGCGACGATGGTTGTGCGGCTCGACGCGGAAGGAAAAGTGCTGCACGAAGGCGCCCAGATCGATGTCGGCGGCAACGAGAAATATGTCTCACTTTGCCGCAAGCATTGGGACGATGCTATGAACGGTGCCTGGATCGCCGAGCCAGTCTGA
- a CDS encoding ArsR/SmtB family transcription factor — METSDLADHTNVAAALLSAMANPKRLLILCSLVKGEVAVGVLATQVGLSQSALSQHLSKLRAQKLVKTRRDAQTIYYSSTSEPVMKILATLEDIYLVQNRNRSAA, encoded by the coding sequence ATGGAAACCTCTGATTTGGCCGATCACACGAACGTGGCGGCAGCTTTATTGTCGGCCATGGCAAACCCGAAGAGATTGCTGATCCTGTGTAGCCTCGTGAAGGGCGAAGTGGCCGTCGGCGTGCTTGCGACGCAGGTCGGGCTCAGCCAGTCGGCTCTCTCTCAGCACCTGTCGAAGCTGCGCGCTCAAAAGCTGGTCAAGACCCGCCGGGACGCACAAACCATCTATTATTCGAGCACCTCGGAGCCGGTCATGAAGATCCTGGCAACGCTCGAAGACATCTACCTGGTGCAGAACCGGAACAGATCCGCCGCCTGA
- a CDS encoding HugZ family pyridoxamine 5'-phosphate oxidase: protein MKDQPSPLRETDDDARKLARVLLRSARYAAIAVLDPETGFPFASRVLVATDIDGTPVILVSQLSAHTRALTGDPRASLLTGEPGKGDPLAYARLTTQCVAEPVERSNAFYERIRTRFLARHTKAKLYIDFPDFVFFRLKPEQANLNGGFGRAYQLDGNDLVIQSAANEAIAVGAAEAVRDLVERHPDVEESLAIRLKAPESGSWRICGIDSSGFDMISGDLLLRYEFETLAVDTDHICSNMSKIAYSIP from the coding sequence ATGAAAGATCAGCCCTCGCCCTTACGCGAAACCGACGACGATGCCCGCAAGCTTGCCCGCGTGCTTCTGCGCTCCGCACGATACGCGGCGATTGCCGTTCTCGACCCTGAGACCGGCTTCCCCTTCGCCAGCCGCGTGCTCGTCGCCACCGATATCGACGGCACCCCCGTCATCCTGGTTTCGCAGCTGTCGGCCCATACCAGGGCGCTCACTGGCGACCCGCGCGCCTCGCTCCTGACTGGCGAGCCCGGCAAGGGCGATCCCCTCGCCTATGCTCGTCTGACGACCCAGTGCGTGGCAGAACCCGTCGAGCGCAGCAATGCATTCTACGAGCGTATCCGCACGCGTTTTCTTGCTCGCCACACCAAGGCGAAGCTTTATATCGACTTTCCTGATTTCGTGTTCTTCCGTCTCAAGCCTGAACAGGCCAACCTCAATGGCGGCTTCGGCCGCGCCTACCAGCTGGATGGGAACGATCTCGTAATCCAGTCGGCCGCGAATGAGGCGATTGCCGTCGGGGCAGCAGAAGCAGTGCGAGATTTAGTAGAACGCCACCCCGACGTCGAGGAAAGCCTCGCTATCAGGCTAAAGGCGCCGGAATCCGGCTCTTGGCGCATTTGTGGTATCGATTCCTCAGGTTTCGACATGATTTCCGGCGATTTGCTGCTGCGATACGAGTTCGAAACCCTCGCTGTGGATACCGATCACATTTGTTCAAACATGTCTAAAATAGCATACTCGATACCTTAA